The nucleotide window GGGCTAGAGTAATTTACAACACCTCTTGTCCTAGAGAATTGATTATCTTTCACTGAATTCCAAGCCACTTGAGCCAAGTCTCTGAAAATTGGAAATCGTTTGGTAACGTCCAGTTCCGCAGCTGTCTCACCTGAGACACAATCTTTCCTTGCTCTTCTAGAAGGCGCCTcattaatttcaggtgttttCAATTTCTTGCACACTAAGGAATACTTGAGGTCATCTGCATGCCAAAGGACGTTTGGTCCTTGATTGCATATGATCTTCTTGTCATCAGGGAACCAGACTTGAACTTGCCTGCTGTACTTCGGATGCACGTCTGATCTCCCCAGTGCTCTGTGGGATGACAgattgaaaaacagaaagatggCAGCCTATTGGGAAGCACACAGTCTTTGGTCTTTGATGTCAAATAAACATGAGTTTGGATTCTAGCTCCGTCACTTCCCAGCTATTCATTCAACAGATCCTTGAGAAGCAACCATATGCCCAGCTCTTGGGATGATGCGGTCAATAAGACAGATCTGTCCCTAATTTCAGGGAACTTACCACctaggggaggaaggcagagaataAACAAGATAGTTTCAGAATTTGCTAAGAGTTCttgaggaaataaatagaaagtgaTGGGGCGGTGGCCTGAGctaggagacagagaaagcaccAGTCACAGCGGGTGGGGGGGGNNNNNNNNNNNNNNNNNNNNNNNNNNNNNNNNNNNNNNNNNNNNNNNNNNNNNNNNNNNNNNNNNNNNNNNNNNNNNNNNNNNNNNNNNNNNNNNNNNNNtgcttgtgctcactctctcgctgcctctttctctgtcaaataaataaaatctttaaaaaataataataataaatcttttttttttaaaaggtatgttGAGATTTTTCCATCATTAGGATAAAGTCCTGAGTACTTGCTCCGGACGTGGGGGGAAATTGCAGTAGGCTCTCATCCCCTGCAGCCTCTGCAGCTGTCCTAACTTTAGGAAAGCGCTCGAGGCGTGGTCAGAATCCAGAAAACCCACCAGTTCCACTACCTGGACGGGACAGGAGTGCATTTCTGTATTTCACTCCAGCACATCAGGGACCACCATTCACTTCTTCCTCAGTATTTGAAGCCTAGTATGTGCCTGTTTCTGTTCTCGATGCTGGGACGTAGCTGTTAAGTCCCCGCTCCGGACAGTAAGCAGACGTGCCTGGTGGTGAGGAGGACTTGGAGAGACCCCACGGGGTAAGGGAGGGTGCGTGTGGGGAGGACCGGCTGCTCCTTTGTGGGCAGTGGCCCAAACAAGCTGACACGGGAACATGGGAGAGTGGGCAATGCAGACACTCCCAGGGAAGAGCATTCTCAAGGCAGAGGGACTGGCAGGTACCAAGGCCCCGGGGTGCAAGAGGCCTGGTATTTCAAGGAACAAGAAGGCTCATTCGGAtgagaatgagcaggaggaagagaaggtagCAGTGGGGCCCCTTGTAAACCAGAGTGAAGGACCTGGCTTTCCCTGGGCAGGAAGGGCAGCCCAGCCTCAGCCTACACTCAGAGCTGCACCCAGAGAGCCACGCTCGGAGAGCCGCACCCCTGGGGGGCCGCGCCGAGAGCTCCCTCTAGCCGCTGTGCACGGACTGAAGGGAAGACCAGTCACAAGGCCGTCAAAACAGTCCGCGTGAGACTGTGGCGGCCCAGGGTCGGACTCTGGCTCTGTTCTGGAGACAGGCAGCTCACTTTCCGTGCACGAGACCCAAGGGGTCACGTGACCACGTGCAGGGTCCTCACCCTGTAGATTTTGCATTTGCACAGTTGCTTGTAACCCCAAACCAACACAGACGGTGCCCCATGGTCACTGTGGGCGGGCACAGAACCACGAGAGGTCTGAACCACCAGGAGCGGAGTGGAGCCCTGCCTCCTCGGCTCGGCCCATACTGTCAACGAGCTCTTCTTTCAGTCTGTCTTGTGCCATTTTTCACATCTTTGTGCTGTTGGTGAGTCTGCCTAAGCTCGGGGTGGAAGTGCTGCCTGGTGCGTCGGACGAGCTCCGTTCCGGTGTTACAGTTGTCAGCCGTGAGCTCGAGAGCAACGACTTACCAACCCAGgttaaacagacacacacacacgcacaaggtCACGTACTGACCGGCTGATCAGGGTTGTGGCCAGAGGCTCTCGGGAACCTGGCCTGGCATCCACCCTCCCGAGCCACAGACCAGTATTGCTCACCCAGTGCTCACGACTGTACAGAACACAGCCGCTCGGAGTAACGGCGGCCAGCTGTACACGGCAGAAGGACATTCAGATTAAAAACGCGCTATGTCGAGAGCCTTGAGAACAGAGCTCGGCAGGAACAGCACAGTGGGCCGGCACGCACACCCCACCCTGCTGCGCAGAACCACCGCGTACAAATCTTGGGAGTCGAGTCCACCACCTGTTCTGACAAGCTGGGCGTTTCTCATGTGTGGTCAGGTTTGAGAACCACCTGGGGAGCTTTGGCGCCTCCCGCACCCGGGCTGTGGGGCACAGGAGGGCCGGGCCGGGCCCACCGCCGACAGAGCGCGGCCCCACAGCTTCTGGCAAAGAGGACTCGATCGTAACGACAGCACACTCAGCAACAGCGCTCTGGTCAAAACTAAACTGTTCTCTTTGGTTCCCCTTTCCACTGTGGCCTTAATTTCCCAGCTTGGGCAGCTAGCGCTGGGAGGCCTGTCCTGGGGCAGGAGCCATAGCCTTCCTTGCTCACACCCACACCCCAGCTTGGGCCTGACCGGGCCCTCACCTTCATCCTTAGACTGAACCCCGCAGACATAGTCGGGTCACCCGCCGGCCTCTGTGAGGAGCGCGAGGGGTGGGAAGCCAGAATATAAGCACCGTCGACAGGAGATGGGAAAGGGACACCTCACGTGTCGAAACGTTTCCAAGCTGGGCGGTGGGTATGTAGGGTTTCGCTTAGATACGGCTTCCATGTGTCGTTAACGACTCACGGACGTGCACATACGCGCAGGCGTGCACACGCACTTGCAATCGAGCATGAACCCATCGACACTGGGAACAGGACAGGGGCTCCTGCATCCCTGCATTCTCCCGTCAGATGCCTAGGAGAAGAGGACAGCTCTATTCTGCTCCAAACGGAAGGGGGACACAGCAAGAGAAATCCTGAGTGCACAACTCCCACCCTTCTTCTTATGAAGTTAGCACTGCGTCAGCTGTCGCAGCTCGCGGACAGAAAGCGCAAGGGCCGCCACAGGGCACCTAACTCTCGGGGAGACGGTGGCCCCTACCGATCCTGGGGCCATGAGCGATTCCTGCCACAGACACTCTCTCCCTTCACCACTTCCATTCTTTCCAAGTTTTATTACCCAAAACAAGGAGGGACGAGGGCGTCCACGACGAATCATCGCCATTACAGGATTCAACTGGACAGAGACAGCAAGGACCTGACACAGCTGGTGCCGCCCGCGTGTCCCCACATGAGCGAAACAAGCGCAGCTTTCTCAGGGTGCAAAGGACGGCAAGGACACTGAAATGGCCCCACGTGAGCTACAAAACCCCTGGTTCTCCTTCTATTtatccttctctttctgctctttttctttcttctcccgcTCCGCTTTAGCTTCCTCCTCCTCGTGGTTTTTGATCAATTGCTCCACTTCTTTTTGCTTGAGGACCCTGATGACCGTCTTCCCGTTCTCTCTTGTCAGGGTGGCGATCTCCACTGCAAGCAAGCACACACACGTTACGGGGGGCACACTGGGCAAACAACTCAACAGTCCCAGCTCCCCCTGGAGCCCAGGCTCCCCACGCTCCCAGGCTTGGTGTTGCATTCGACTCACGGCTACTCTGACAGCAAAGAACCCCTCCCATCCTGTTACTTCCTATCGAACTCCTACTTACGTGTCCTTCTCACCCATCCCAACCTCCGACTCGCCAGTCTGTCACTTTCCTGCAAAAAGCACACCAACCACTTGCTCTAGCTGGCCTGCCATTAGCTGCAACGACCAGAAGGAACCCCATGTCGTGGTCGGAGCCCCTGAAGGCGCAGTCAGAGTCTCTAACCAGTGATCACATGCCTTTTCATGGGCTTTTGAAAGCTCTTCAAAACAAAGGCATGAAAAAAAGCTTCCATGACCACAGGCAAGAAAAGTAAAGTGATACCAAGGGAGAAGGAATTTTTTGAGCAGGGGAAACGGAGTAATGCCTCCTTGAAATCAGAGAGAAGTACATGACACAGGACAGTGAACACCAGAAGCCAAATTATCCTAAACTAAGTCAACCCATTAATCGACCACAAATTTTTGAaaaccttatttagaaatattgttttatgtgatcatataacttaaaatagataaagtatttaaaactgCAACATGGGATAACATCAGTGGATTCAAAAGAACAGAGGATATCACAAGTCATGCAAATGTCATCCCTCGGACCAACGACACCCTACGGATAAATACGTAGCTACACGCGCATCatcgcacacacacaaacacaggtgGGCTGGGGAGAAGCTGATCAGACAATTACTAAAAGGAGCATGACTCAGATCTCTAACTACGAACACAGAGAACATTCAGACCCAAGTCCTTACGCTCACAACATAGGGTGGGATTACGGTCAAGGCACTGAACCTCCCTGAGGCCTGGCACCCTCACTTAGGAAACAGGGATAAGGCCGCTCGATTCGTAAGGCTGCTGTTTCAATGAACTCGGACAACGCGTTAGGGCTGAACCCAGAAGCCGCTCGATCGCCTCTCTCAACAACTGAGCCAATTAGGAGTGGACACCAATTACCTTTTTCAGCAGAGAGTTTACTCACATCCATGGTCTTATTTAGGACTTTGATAGCTAAAGCAAGTGCGGACTTCAAGGTCATTTCACCTTCTTTGTAGTCTTGTTTTAACATCGACACAGCTGCCTATAAGACATAAAGGAGACTCaacaaagaatttcctttaaattcCTGCGCTTTTTTGGACTGGTCAGAAGAATAATGGCTGAGTCATTGTGGGCATCATAACCAAACACACAATTCtaaaggcagggaggggagacgGGATGGGGTGACAAGGGGGTTGTTGATGCTTATGAATGGGGTCTGCAACCTGGACCTCCCCTGACCTGCGAGGGGCTGTGACAGAAGGAAGGGGTCTGAGAACTAGAATGTGAAAAACACCTACGTCTATTTCCACAACTTCTCACTGAAAATTggcatttcctttcattttaactGTAGAGAGTAAGTCCCAAGAGTATTAGCAGTGCTTGTGACTTCGTTACCAGCAGAAATCGAAGATGTTTTCCCATCACATTAAGGTTGTGGCAGctattttagaacagtttacACTCATGGCCACTTGAAAATTATGGTGATTATTAGATCTTTTGCTCAATTTCATAGCAGCACAAAAATACTCACAGCACTATTGTTTCCAATGCACGTGGCTTTCCATCCTCCGTAATTCCCACTAGGGTCACTCTGGTAGAGCTGAAAGCCATAGTGCTTATCCCAGCCGATGTAAAGCAACGAAACACCGAAGGGACGTTTTCCTTTAACAACAACGAACAGCCAAACATGTCAGCAATCTGCATTCAGTATCACTATGGTTACCCGAGACCATGAGGGGTACAGCCTTCTCTGTGAAGTGAAGCCTTCATAAACTGCTTTGTTTTCTGAACACCACAGATAAGCTCCAGCCAAAATTCCACTTTTGTCTCTAGGATTTGGACACAGCCAGGAAAGGGAATAAAGACACAGAGGACCAGTGCTGAATTTCATTATTATGTAAAAAGCAATTTGTTTCCAGATTTGAAAATGGCATTACGGCCTTCCAGCAGTCTATTAATAAAACATATGACAATCCACACAGCGGAAGCCATTTAACTCATGAAGCAGGGATTTATGAaaagtgttttcttatttaattttcaatttctttttaccATCTCAAAAAGGTTATTACTCAAAATGATTTAACTTTTTGGTATACAATGTCCAAAAAATTCAGTACCTCCAAACTGTGTATAAGCTTGTTTGATATCGCACAGGGCTGTGACCAACTGCTCACAAGGGATTGGTTCCTGATACTGTAATAAATACCTACGATGAAGAAATCGGCACATTAATAGTTTTCTCTAAAACACAGATACACCTTAAGCAAAACACCGTCTGCAAATAAACCTGTGCCACAGGGACAGTCTCACAGTCACCTGTCATTtcaagaggggaggagggcatggCCACACCCTAACATCCTTACAGGAAGTAACATGTTACAACTTCGGTTtaagaaaactttaattttcagggcgcctgggtggcacagcggttaagcgtctgccttcggctcagggcgtgatcccggcgtNNNNNNNNNNNNNNNNNNNNNNNNNNNNNNNNNNNNNNNNNNNNNNNNNNNNNNNNNNNNNNNNNNNNNNNNNNNNNNNNNNNNNNNNNNNNNNNNNNNNCGTGCGCGTTAGATCCAAGCCCGGACCCCAGCCCGGTCCCCGACGAGCGCGCATGATCCAAGCTCGGACCCCAGCCCGGTCCCCGACGAGCGCGCCTGATCCAAGCCCGGACCCCAGCCCGGTCCCCGACGAGCGCGCCTGATCCAAGCTCGGACCCCAGCCCGGTCCCCGACGAGAGCGCTAGATCCAAGCCCGGACCCCAGCCCGGTCCCCGATGAAAGCGCCTGATCCAAGCTCGGACCCCAGCCCGGTCCCTGACGAGCGCGCCTGATCCAAGCCCGGACCCCAGCCCGGTCCCCGACGAGAGCGCTAGATCCAAGCCCGGACCCCAGCCCGGTACCCGACGAGAGCGCCTGATCCAAGCCCGGACCCCAGCCCGGTCCCCGATGAGAGCGCCTGATCCAAGCTCGGACCCCAGCCCCGGCCCCGACATGCGAGCCCGATCCCCGATCCCGACCCCTACCCGCGGTGTGCGCCTCACCCCCGACCCGACCCGGAAGCACGCCCCCGCAGGCGAGCCCCGACTGCCGGCCTGTCGCCGGAAGCGGGTGCAGAGTCATGGCACCCAGGGTGCCTTGGTGGCGGCTGCAGGCCGAGACCGCTCTGCCGCGACGCGCACGACCCCTGCCCAGCGGGAGGGCGACCAAGCTTCCGCGGGTGCCCAAGGACAAAGTCTCACCAGCTGGACACACGGAAGAGTGGAGACCTACAAGAGGACTTTCCTCGATGAAGAGAACTCGCCGCCAAAACCTCTGCGGTGAAGCCGCTGTCAATATGGCGCCCGCGCGTGCGCAGAGCACGGGGGCGGGGCCGCCGCGGGCCCGGAAGTCCGGGGGTGGGTCCGGAGCCGGTGGCGAGAGCGGCCCTTGGTGTCCCGCAGGCTTCTCCTTCCGCGTGGTCGGCCCCAGGCCTGGGATGTGTGCTAAGTGGGCGCCGGGAGCCCCCCGCCCCTGGTGGCCGCGCACCCTCGGGCCGGAAGGGTCCTGGGCGGGGACGCTGTGCTCCGGGAGGGGCCGGCACCGCCCAGCGCTCCGTCCGCCCGCGCGGACCCTGTGACCCGTGCCGGCCCCCGGACacttcctctgctgcttccccgACACGCTCCGTGTGCTGGTCGTGCGGAAGGTCACACTGGCGGTCGTGCGGCCCAGTTAACTGCTTAGCAGGAAACGGTCCCGAGCTCATCAGACGAGCTTGCGTCCCGCCTCCGGGTCTCCCTTCTTGAACCTGGCCTCCGCTCTTACTGCGGACGCACAGGGCCAGCCAGGGCGGGGCTCCCGGACCCCTGGTCAGGCCAGGATGGGTCTCACGCCCGGTCTCCTCAGCCTTTTTCCTTGTCGGCCCTCCCGAGTTAGGGCCATACCTACCAGCAAGGCACGCAGCATTTAGCTTGGCTGACACTGTCCCGTGTCTGTTCGCTGTCCGTCCCTCCACCCTTTCCCGGCAGCTTCTGTCCCTCTGTCGAACACTCAAGTTGCCTTGGGTTACGAGGTTGACCAGGTTTTGGGTTAATACGGAATCATGTGCTCACAGTCCCCTCCACGGAGAGGCCGGGAGGGCAGGGACTCTGTCCTCTTCAAGTTGGGTGAAAAATCACCCCTGGGGGATCTGGACTCTGAAGAGGAGGTAGTCTGGGAGCGAGCTGTGTTTTGAGGCCTCTTCTGTCATTCCTGCTTCCCGCGCACACCAGGAGGTGAGCCCGCCAGCCAAAATGGCACAGGACCCCACCCGACAGGGCGCTGTGCAGCCTCAGGCCGAAGTGTAACTGGGAATCTCCATCACGAGGATGAGGATCCCTGCCGCCTTAGGTCATTCTGCAGAATTAAGCAAGCGTTAACTAAGAGTTTAAGAGTTAAGTGAGACTCGGAATCTCAGGTCTACAGAAGAGGGGTCGGGTGAGATaaaagggcagaaggaagaatGAGTTTGGCCAGTTTGGGTGACGGAGCAATTGAGTCTGagcagaatgaaagagaaaacgaAGTAACGCAGGAAAGCCATTTGAGGCCAATTTGTAAGATGCCTTCAAGGCCAGAAATTTTTCTGTAGGTAACAGGGAGCATTAAAGTGATGTTTTAGGATGATGAAGCCTCACAGTGTCCCATCCCACATGTTCCTTTTACAATGTGGTGTGGATGCTTCCCATTCAGAGGCCCTGTGTCCCCTCACCTTGAACTTCGTGGGCCTCTGACTACAAGAGAAGTAACATCCTACGACTTCCAATGGTCAGTCATAAAAATGATAGATTTCTGTCTTGTCCTCTTGGGATGGTCGTTCTTAGAACATGGAGAGGTGCTCTCCCACCAGCCCAGACGAGGTCCCAGCTTCCCCTGCCAGATACATGAGTGAAGACTGCTGCGGAAAGTTTTACACCTCAGTCACTGAATTTCCCCCAATCCTCAAGTCACCTCCCAACAGGGGCCCAAGCATTTGTGGAGCAGAGACCAGCTGCCCCAGTGCCTGAGTTTATACTCACAGAATCCATGAGATACTTACTAATGATTGAgatttaagccactaagtttctGGTTAAATTGTCACACAGCGATGTATGCAGCTAGAGTTTCTATCTGCCTCTAAGAGGATGACTGTAGGTTGGGGAGACTAAGGATACGAATACTGGAAAGTAAGGGTCTTCTGCCGCCTGGAGCGGATAAGAGCCTGGATAGAAAAAGCCACTTGCAAGAGTAGAGTCTTTGCATATGGCATTGATCCCCAAATCTAGAAGTGGGTTTTCTCCTCAGTGTCTGGGAAGACCAGAGACTGGCTCTTGTAGAAATGCATGCATTCCAGCAGTTTATCAAGGGTGTGCTAGGGGCCTGGCGTGAAGCTAGGCCCTGAAGACAACAGGAAATAAATACTATTCAATTTATGCCACCAAAAagatggggtttttttaagtttattttttttagtaatctctacacccagtgtgtggctcaaactcatgaccccgagatcaagagtcacaggctctagactgagccagccaggaggcccTCCGCCACCAGAACTGAATGACTAGAGACAAGGTAGGACAAACACCGAGTAGTAAACTATCAGTGCAAGGCAGCCGTATTTAAACACCAAGGTGGTGGCCAGGAATATTTGCATTAGGAATTCAGTGAAGGAGAACCCATGTTTGCAGGAGCAAGTAAGGAGGAAATCTGTAGTTTCATGGTGTAAGAGAATGAACAACGGTCTGGGAGTGAAATCcaattttcagttcatttttctgGTCCCCAATTTCCTGAATGGTCCAgctagataaaaacaaacaaacaaacaaacaaaaacaatgggggtgcctggctggctcagtcggtttgatcttggggtcaagagttcaagcctcattttgggggtagagattacctttaaaaaaataatgagaaattcttaaatatatacaatgccTTAAATTTCAGAAGCGTAAGTGCTTTCATGTGAGTGATCTCATTTGATCCTAACACAGATGTGCCCATGCACGCGTGCATGGTGGGCGGGAGAAGGCGACTGGGACCCTGGCTCTGTAAGCAAATTCCTCGTCTGAAAATGGGGATTAATGACAGCAGTACTTCTCTCATGGGCTtgttgtggagattaaatgagataatgcatgaaaaTACTGGGATATAAGAAGAAATACAGGTTTGGTTTCCGTCCAGGTTCTGGCACAACGCCTCTAAAACCCTCATAATCTCTTGAATGGTAGAGAGAGCAGTGTCTTTGTTATTCATAGTAAACCCCTATCAAGTACACCGGAAATTCGTCTAAGGAGGCGGCTCCACAGACAGAGAAGCAATGGTCGTTCACATACATTGAAAGAGACATCACTGAAAGGGTGTTTGAATGTCCAGGGTTGTGGACTTGGAACGTCTTAGAGAATGGACAAACCCACAAGAATAAGGAAACAGCCATTTAATAAATCATCCTGAGGGACACATGAAGAGAAATCCGTGACAGAAACAGTGGTATAAAGAACGTCAAGTTTACGGTGAGCTACAGGTCACATTCATATGAAAAGAACCATGAATGAGAGCGATTTTAAGATATCTGTTTAGAGACTTTCTTAGTCTCCATCTGAAAACTAACCGTTCTGTTTAGGAAGCTCACGCAGGAGTTCGTGGCCCTGCCTGGAGGCCTGCCTTGGCTTCCTCGCAGGGCGAGCATCTTCCAGCACCCGTCTCTAGAGGTTCAATTTCAACTGCCCTCTCAAGCACGTGAACACTTTTTCTTAGGGACACTGTCTGTATCTTAGTCTGTGCCTTATCTTCTCACACCTTTCTTTTAGCATACAttaattttgcaaatatcttttaaaacCACGGGAAAGCACATATCAGGTATAAAAAACGGGACAAGAGACAAAAagtagtttgatgtagtctccgCCCTCGAATAGCTCTTAGGTCATCATCCACACTACCAACTGACGTGCCATCAAAAAGACAGAGTACGGTGTGGGGTTCTAGAGAAACGGAGAAATGGGAGGAGGCTTCACGGAATTGGTGCTATGTTCACCAGGTCCCTGAATTACGCCCAATTGTTTAAAATACGTGAATCTATCCATATACATGTGCTTCTTTCAAAGTTTAGCACAGTCACTGAGCTCAGGGCTGGACTAGATCTTGAGACATGATCTGATTCAAAACAGGATTTCGCATGTTTTATACATGAGGCAAGCAGGACCCCCAGAGAGACGTGCCTGCTCAGGGGGCACTTCTGTAAATTTAAGGAGTGGTCATGAGATTGCTTGAAGGCCTTTGTGCTTTCATGCGCACTGGTCTGTTCCGTCTGTTCATTCCTCACTGTGCAGGGACATCCTTGGTAGAATTAGATTTGGTCCCCTTGGGTTTTTCATGATCGGAGCTCATGGGAAGTTTCCCCGAGTCACAGGGGGACCCCGGAGTCATAGGACCTGGCAGTTTCAAACCAGATTTCTTCCACAGCCTTCTGACCCAGGTCAAACATGTGCTGCAAGTGCTTCCACCCGGTTTTTGCGGTAATCATGAGATAGTCTTTGTTCTCCGGGTGCAGCTGGCAAGAGTACGCAGCGATGACAAGGGACTGGCAGAAGCGGCCGCACACGAGTAGAAACAAGGCACCCCTCTCTACGGGCGTCAGCGGGATGACGCTCTCAAACCCTGCAAGGACGTGACCTCCCACGTGTACGGGACTCTTGCTCTCAATCATCATATACGTGATGGTGATGGCCGCTTCAAACACATAGTAGCCGCAGCTCATGTCGCTGAAGTCCAAGATCCCAGACACTCGGTACAAGGTGTCGCCAGAGGCTGACGTGCTGGACTCCACTAAAATATTATGGTCATTAAGATCTCCATGATTGATACctacaaggagaaaaatcaagccaCATGCAAACATGTAATTCCCCAGCTCCTTCTCTGCCCATCTCCTGTTTCTGGGGCACGGCCACTCAAATGTGAcgagcagtcagagggagagtcAAACCCTATTCTTcctgaaataaaagaatttcctctgaaagggaaaaaagcagttAATTTCAGTAGTTGTATTTGCTTTTGCTTCTAATCAGTACGAGGCCCGACGATGCAGGTTGTGGTTGCTGCAAACACCTGGTTCTGACTGCCAgcagagtgaggggagaggcagaactGCCCCAACCCAGAAATGTGTAAAAGGAATATACATATGTTCATATTATTATACAAAACAAACAGTTCtaaaggtgcctggctggctcagtcggtggcacgtgcaactcttgatcttggggttatgagtctGAGTTCGTGTTGgatatagagattgcttaaaatttaaaaaaaaaaacttaaagaagaaaaagagaagaagaaaaagcaagagtcTTAGAATGGACCAGATGTGTCTTTATGTTAACCTAGGATTTCCAAAAAAATTTCTGATaacaaataattctgaatttcCGCAGTCTTGATTACTAGACTAGATGCTGCTATCTCCAGTTAGTACACCTCAAAGTGGGGGTCTGTGTCAGTGCTGGTCCACAAACTCTTACTAGTCTGTATGAGATAACACAAATTGAGAGTGTTCAGAAAATTTTATAGCAGTTGTCGCCTAAGAGTGTGATCAGTGGACGTATCTCATTAACAGAGTAGAGACCGGTTTGGTGTTATCGAATTCACATGTAAGTCATGTGTGGTGAAGCTGTGAACCGGTCCGGAACAGTAGGATCGTGCAgcaggcagtggggtggggaaCCCATCCCTGTCTTCCATCAGGAACAGTCTGAGaaattctgatttcaaagccCGCTCAGGATTAGGAAGAGATGGGGGCATCCATGAGCATGAAGCAGTGAGCGTTGGACTTTACGATAAGTGTGTGATAGAAAGTCTGTGACATTCACTTCTGAGTATAATGGCGATTTCTTCTATGTGACTTGGGATTGTGTAAATCATGCTGAAGTAATTTAGCAAACGTTACTGTAAACCAGATTCTAAAGTACACTTTTGTGGAACGGGATTCGTTATACAACTGGCACCATGTCATGGTTTCACCAgcaatgttttttcttccttagagGTAAAGCAATGGTGCCTCTTATACGATCAAATGGGATTTTAGAACCAAGGAAATATGTTACTTTGTGAATGCAGTCCGTATATTCgcaagcattttatttcttctctccacaTGTCCAGTGGCCCATCAAGAAATGATAGAGCTATTGAATGCCtggggaaaaataacaaaagttgtTGAATTTGagaattaaagaaagagaaggcattCTGATCAAGATGGCAGAGTGAATTCATCCTTTGATAACCCTCCTGTGTGCAACATACCTAGGAATGATGacaataaagagagaaaataaagatacgGCCAACCTCAAAAACAAGATGGATCCGTATACAAAAAAACAGACGATAGATGCCACGCAGCAAGCAGGAACGCAGCCACGGGTCCGTCCACTGTGCCCAGCAGTGTGCTTACCCCTTCGGGAGAACCGGAACTGGAAATGCTACCTGCTGGGTGTGGGAGAAGCCTCACTGTGTGACGCGAAAGGCAGTGGGAAGGCCTTCCGAACTCATGAACAGAGGACAAATCTGCTCCCAGTCCACTGCTCAGAGTGCTATGGTCCACACGGGCAGAAGGACGGAGCAGAACCTTGAAACCAAATGCAGAACCAGGCTGCTGTGTGAATACATTCGCTGTCAAGTCATTCTAGTTACCAACgtctttgttttagttttgagttagtttttctttttttttaaatcattcttaactaatctctacacccaccatggggcttgaact belongs to Ailuropoda melanoleuca isolate Jingjing chromosome 9, ASM200744v2, whole genome shotgun sequence and includes:
- the PSMA4 gene encoding proteasome subunit alpha type-4, which translates into the protein MCRFLHRRYLLQYQEPIPCEQLVTALCDIKQAYTQFGGKRPFGVSLLYIGWDKHYGFQLYQSDPSGNYGGWKATCIGNNSAAAVSMLKQDYKEGEMTLKSALALAIKVLNKTMDVSKLSAEKVEIATLTRENGKTVIRVLKQKEVEQLIKNHEEEEAKAEREKKEKEQKEKDK